The proteins below are encoded in one region of Engystomops pustulosus chromosome 8, aEngPut4.maternal, whole genome shotgun sequence:
- the PSMD14 gene encoding 26S proteasome non-ATPase regulatory subunit 14, whose protein sequence is MDRLLRLGGGMPGLGQGPPTDAPAVDTAEQVYISSLALLKMLKHGRAGVPMEVMGLMLGEFVDDYTVRVIDVFAMPQSGTGVSVEAVDPVFQAKMLDMLKQTGRPEMVVGWYHSHPGFGCWLSGVDINTQQSFEALSERAVAVVVDPIQSVKGKVVIDAFRLINANMMVLGHEPRQTTSNLGHLNKPSIQALIHGLNRHYYSITINYRKNELEQKMLLNLHKKSWMEGLTLQDYSEHCKLNETVVKEMLELAKNYNKAVEEEDKMTPEQLAIKNVGKQDPKRHLEEHVDVLMTSNIVQCLAAMLDTVVFK, encoded by the exons GGACCTCCTACCGACGCTCCTGCAGTGGACACAGCCGAGCAGGTGTATATTTCTTCTCTAGCATTGCTTAAA ATGCTAAAGCACGGCCGGGCCGGGGTCCCAATGGAAGTCATGGGCCTGATGCTGGGAGAGTTTGTGGATGATTACACAGTCAGAGTCATTGATGTCTTTGCCATGCCCCAGTCTGGAACT GGCGTTAGTGTGGAAGCCGTGGATCCAGTGTTTCAAGCCAAAATGTTGGACATGTTGAAGCAAACTGGAAG GCCCGAGATGGTGGTTGGATGGTACCACAGTCACCCCGGCTTCGGATGCTGGCTCTCCGGGGTGGATATCAACACCCAACAGAGCTTCGAAGCCTTATCCGAAAGAGCCGTCGCCGTGGTAGTCGATCCAATTCAAAGTGTAAAGGGAAAG gttGTTATTGACGCCTTCAGATTAATCAATGCCAACATGATGGTTCTGGGACACGAACCGAGGCAGACCACCTCCAATCTTGGCCACTTAAACAAGCCGTCTATACAG GCGCTAATTCACGGACTGAACAGACATTACTACTCCATCACCATTAACTACAGGAAGAATGAACTGGAACAGAAG ATGCTGCTGAACTTACACAAGAAAAGCTGGATGGAAGGACTGACGCTCCAAGACTACAGCGAGCACTGTAAGCTCAACGAGACGGTGGTGAAGGAGATGTTAGAGCTCGCCAAGAACTATAACAAG GCGGTGGAAGAGGAAGATAAGATGACACCAGAGCAGCTTGCCATTAAGAATGTGGGGAAGCAG GATCCCAAACGCCACCTGGAAGAACACGTGGACGTCCTGATGACCTCAAACATCGTCCAGTGTTTAGCGGCCATGTTGGACACTGTCGTCTTTAAATAA